From Oryza brachyantha chromosome 9, ObraRS2, whole genome shotgun sequence, a single genomic window includes:
- the LOC102708644 gene encoding putrescine hydroxycinnamoyltransferase 3, with protein MEVKVLSSKLVKPAYNGGVAVETEYIPLSVFDKVTYRMQMAIIYAFPPPAPSTAAIEKGLAAVLAEYRAFAGQLGESPDGEPAVVLNDRGARLVEATVDADLVDMAPAKPTPELLRLHPDLEEELQEVVLLQLTRFRCGSLAVGFTSNHVVADGHATSNFLVAWGRATRGLPTGLQPVHHHAGLFKPRSSPRVEYDHRNREYYLPAAGDKHGHSDGGADNIVIHKAHFTKDFIAGLRAKASEGRGRPFSRFETILAHLWRTMACARGLGPDETSTIRLSVDGRHRLGVPAEYFGNMVLWAFPRATASDLLTRPLKHAAQAIHDEVARVDGAYFRSFVDFACSGAAAKEGLAPSAVLKDVLCPDVEVDSWLTFPFYELDFGTGSPTYFMPSYFPTEGMLFLVPSYLGDGSVDAFVPVFTHNLDAFKECCYSME; from the coding sequence ATGGAGGTTAAGGTGTTGAGCAGCAAGCTGGTGAAGCCGGCCTACAATGGCGGCGTCGCCGTGGAGACGGAGTATATCCCTCTGTCCGTCTTCGACAAGGTGACGTACAGGATGCAGATGGCTATAATCTACGcgttcccgccgccggcgccgtcgacggccGCCATCGAGAAGGGCCTGGCCGCGGTGCTCGCCGAGTACCGCGCGTTCGCCGGGCAGCTCGGGGAGTCGCCcgacggcgagccggcggTCGTGCTCAATGACCGCGGCGCGCGGCTTGTGGAGGCGACCGTGGACGCCGATCTCGTGGACATGGCGCCGGCGAAGCCCACGCCGGAGCTGCTGCGGCTGCACCCGGActtggaggaggagctccaggaggtggtgctgctgcagctgacGCGGTTCAGGTGCggctcgctcgccgtcgggTTCACCTCCaaccacgtcgtcgccgacggccACGCCACCAGCAACTTCCTCGTCGCGTGGGGCCGCGCCACTAGAGGTCTCCCCACGGGCCTCCAGCCGGTGCACCACCACGCCGGCCTCTTCAAGCCGCGCTCGTCACCTCGCGTCGAGTACGACCACCGCAACAGGGAGTActacctccccgccgccggcgacaagCACGGccacagcgacggcggcgcagacAACATCGTGATCCACAAGGCGCACTTCACCAAGGACTTCATCGCCGGGCTCCGCGCCAAGGCGTCGGAGGGGCGCGGCCGGCCGTTCAGCCGGTTCGAGACCATCCTCGCCCACCTGTGGCGCACCATGGCGTGCGCGCGGGGCCTCGGCCCCGACGAGACCTCCACCATCCGCCTCTCCGTcgacggccgccaccgcctcggcGTCCCCGCCGAGTACTTCGGCAACATGGTGCTCTGGGCGTTcccgcgcgccaccgcctccgacCTCCTCACCCGCCCGCTCAAGCACGCCGCGCAGGCGATCCACGACGAGGTCGCCCGCGTCGACGGCGCCTACTTCCGCTCGTTCGTCGACTTCGCctgctccggcgccgccgccaaggaAGGGCTCGCCCCCAGCGCCGTGCTCAAGGACGTGCTCTGCCCGGACGTCGAGGTGGACAGCTGGCTCACCTTCCCGTTCTACGAGCTCGACTTCGGCACCGGCAGCCCGACGTACTTCATGCCGTCCTACTTCCCGACGGAGGGGATGCTGTTCCTGGTGCCGTCCTAcctcggcgacggcagcgTCGACGCCTTCGTCCCCGTCTTCACCCACAACCTCGACGCCTTCAAGGAGTGCTGCTACTCCatggagtaa
- the LOC107304911 gene encoding putrescine hydroxycinnamoyltransferase-like codes for MEAVKVLSSKLVRPSYPEGAPAPDTTEVVPSSMFDEVTYDMQMAIIYAFSPPGPSTADIERGLAEVLAVYRLFAGQVVRRDGRRGVALNDHGARLVEARVDASLAEVAPAKPSPVVLQLHPSLEGEIEEVVQVQLTRFACGSLAVGFTANHAVADGHATSDFLVAWGRAARGFAFGPAPPHHRPDLFRPRDPPAVEFEHRGVEYYHPPPSSAGGDHKHGHGEAHHTIVIHKAHFTKDFIARLRASASEGRGRPFSRFETILAHVWRAMTRARGLGNPLQSSTIRISVDGRQRLSAPPGYFGNLVLWAFPRATVGDLLNRPLKHAAQAIHDAVARVDAAYFRSFVDFVGSGAVESEALAPTAVLKDVLCPDLEVDSWLTFPFYELDFGGGSPSYFMPSYFPTEGMLFLVPSYLGDGSVDAFVPVFEHNLEAFKQCCYSMD; via the coding sequence ATGGAGGCCGTCAAGGTGTTGAGCTCTAAGCTGGTCAGGCCGTCGTACCCGGagggcgcgccggcgccggacaCGACGGAGGTCGTGCCGTCGTCGATGTTCGACGAGGTGACGTACGACATGCAGATGGCCATCATCTACGCCTTCAGCCCGCCGGGGCCCTCCACGGCCGACATCGAGCGGGGGCTCGCCGAGGTGCTCGCCGTGTACAGGCTCTTCGCCGGCCAGGTGGTCCGCCGCGACGGCCGGAGAGGCGTGGCGCTGAATGACCACGGCGCGAGGCTGGTGGAGGCCCGCGTGGACGCCAGCCTCGCCGAGGTCGCGCCGGCGAAGCCGTCGCCGGTTGTGCTGCAGCTGCACCCGAGCCTCGAGGGGGAGATCGAGGAGGTGGTGCAGGTGCAGCTCACGCGGTTCGCGTGCggctcgctcgccgtcgggTTCACGGCGAACCACGCCGTCGCGGACGGCCATGCCACCAGCGACTTCCTCGTCGCGTggggccgcgccgcgcggggGTTCGCCTTcggcccggcgccgccgcaccacCGGCCGGACCTGTTCCGGCCGCGCGACCCGCCGGCCGTGGAGTTCGAGCACCGCGGCGTGGAGTACTaccacccgccgccgtcgtccgcggGCGGCGACCACAAGCACGGCCACGGCGAGGCCCACCACACCATCGTCATCCACAAGGCGCACTTCACCAAGGACTTCATCGCGAGGCTccgcgcgtcggcgtcggaggGGCGCGGCCGGCCGTTCAGCCGGTTCGAGACCATCCTCGCCCACGTGTGGCGCGCCATGACGCGGGCGCGCGGGCTCGGCAACCCGCTCCAGAGCTCCACCATCCGCATCTCCGTCGACGGCCGGCAGCGgctgtcggcgccgccggggtaCTTCGGCAACCTGGTGCTCTGGGCGTTCCCGCGCGCCACCGTCGGCGACCTCCTCAACCGCCCGCTCAAGCACGCCGCGCAGGCGATCCACGACGCTGTGGCCCGCGTCGACGCCGCCTACTTCCGCTCGTTCGTGGACTTcgtcggctccggcgccgTCGAGAGCGAGGCGCTCGCCCCCACCGCCGTGCTCAAGGACGTGCTCTGCCCCGACCTGGAGGTGGACAGCTGGCTGACCTTCCCGTTCTACGAGCTGgacttcggcggcggcagcccgaGCTACTTCATGCCGTCCTACTTCCCGACGGAGGGGATGCTGTTCCTGGTGCCGTCCTAcctcggcgacggcagcgTCGACGCCTTCGTCCCCGTCTTCGAGCACAACCTCGAAGCCTTCAAGCAGTGCTGCTACTCCATGGATTAG
- the LOC102708922 gene encoding serine/threonine-protein kinase STY46-like yields the protein MAVEEAAESCGSHAAAAGGGGGGGAPSSSSASAGGGAQARKQQQQQRHKLEVYTEVLRRLQDSGVAEARREGFDDGLWNHFNRLPARYAMDVNVERAEDVLTHKRLLEQAKDPAQRPAFAVRAVQVSPILDGNQTDADSNTAGEEVASKLLNRQQSIHPPPAFGSSTNLEALALEASKSQGQDHDSTSDNVNYRPMHEITFSTIDKPKLLSELTSLLGELGLNIQEAHAFSTNDGYSLDVFVVVGWHDEETEDLIESVQKEIGKIDETQGWSTSHSWSSPVENMQIGENSAADHVEIPRDGASEWEIDVKLLKFGNKVASGSYGDLYRGTYCSQDVAIKVLKPERINSDMQREFAQEVYIMRKVRHKNVVQFIGACTKPPNLCIVTEYMSGGSVHDYLHKHKGVFKLPALLGVSVDVSKGMSYLHQNNIIHRDLKTANLLMDENGTVKVADFGVARVKAQSGVMTAETGTYRWMAPEVIEHKPYDHKADVFSFGILMWELLTGKIPYEYLTPLQAAVGVVQKGLRPTIPKNAHAKLSELLQKCWQQEPAERPDFSEILETLQRITEEVGDDHDGKHKEKILGGLFSALRARGH from the exons atggcggtggaggaggcggcggagagctGCGGCagccacgcggcggcggccggcgggggtGGCGGAGGTGGGGCCCCGTCGTCTTCGTCGGCGTCAGCTGGGGGAGGGGCGCAGGcgaggaagcagcagcagcagcagcggcacaAGCTGGAGGTGTACACTGAGGTGCTGCGGCGGCTGCAGGACAGCGGCGTGGCCGAGGCGCGGCGGGAGGGGTTCGACGACGGGCTCTGGAACCACTTCAACCGCCTGCCCGCACG CTACGCGATGGATGTGAACGTGGAGAGGGCGGAGGACGTGCTGACGCACAAGCGGCTCTTGGAGCAGGCGAAGGATCCGGCGCAGAGGCCGGCTTTCGCCGTGCGGGCCGTGCAG GTGTCTCCGATTCTTGATGGGAATCAGACTGATGCTGATTCGAACACTGCAGGGGAGGAAGTTGCTTCAAAGCTGTTGAACAGGCAACAAAG CATTCACCCTCCTCCTGCCTTTGGTTCATCTACAAATCTCGAGGCCCTTGCTCTTGAGGCTAGCAAGTCCCAAGGGCAAGATCATGATAGCACCTCAGATAATGTTAATTACAG ACCCATGCATGAAATCACCTTCTCCACCATTGACAAGCCAAAGCTTCTCAGCGAG CTCACATCCCTGCTTGGCGAACTTGGTCTAAACATTCAAGAAGCACATGCGTTTTCAACAAATGATGGCTACTCACTCgatgtttttgttgttgttggttgGCATGATGAG gaaaccGAAGATTTAATAGAATCAGTACAGAAAGAAATTGGCAAGATTGATGAG ACGCAGGGATGGTCTACATCTCATTCATGGTCTTCTCCAGTTGAAAATATGCAGATCGGAGAGAATTCAGCAGCTGACCATGTTGAAATACCTAGAGATGGTGCTAGTGAATGGGAGATCGATGTAAAGCTACTCAAGTTTGGGAATAAAGTAGCATCCGGATCATATGGTGATCT TTACCGGGGTACATATTGCAGTCAAGATGTTGCTATTAAAGTGCTCAAACCTGAGAGGATAAATTCAGACATGCAGCGTGAATTTGCCCAGGAAGTATATATTATGAG GAAGGTTCGCCACAAGAATGTTGTACAATTTATTGGTGCATGCACTAAACCCCCAAATCTATGTATTGTCACAG AATATATGTCAGGTGGGAGTGTCCATGACTATCTGCATAAGCATAAAGGTGTATTCAAACTCCCTGCTTTACTAGGAGTTTCAGTGGATGTTTCAAAGGGCATGAGCTACTTGCaccaaaataatattattcatCGAGATTTGAAAACTGCTAATCTCCTTATGGATGAAAATGGG ACAGTTAAGGTTGCTGATTTTGGTGTTGCACGTGTTAAAGCTCAATCTGGAGTAATGACTGCAGAAACAGGGACATATCGTTGGATGGCTCCAGAG GTTATAGAACACAAGCCCTATGATCACAAGGCTGATGTTTTTAGTTTTGGAATTTTGATGTGGGAACTGCTCACAGGGAAG ATTCCTTATGAGTACCTGACACCATTACAAGCAGCTGTAGGTGTGGTCCAGAAG GGTTTACGGCCTACAATACCAAAAAATGCTCACGCAAAACTTTCCGAGCTTCTTCAGAAATGTTGGCAACAGGAGCCTGCTGAAAGGCCAGATTTCtctgaaattttagaaactctTCAGAGAATAACAGAGGAG GTCGGTGATGACCATGATGGAAAGCACAAGGAGAAAATACTGGGCGGACTCTTTTCAGCTTTGAGGGCGCGTGGCCACTGA